The Stigmatella aurantiaca DW4/3-1 genome contains the following window.
GGGCAGCAAGGTGTGGATCATCAACACCCAGGGAGGGGGCTACTGTGATGGTTTCACGAACGCCTGCGCGGACCGCGGACCGCTGCTCACCAGCAAAGGCCTTCCGGCGGACCGGGCGCTGAGCAACGGCTCCGCCGGCAGCTCGGGCATCCTCTCGCGGGATCCGCTGGAGAACCCCACCTTTGCCAATGCCAACCAGGCGTCCGGCCACTACTGCTCGAGCGACCTCTGGACGGGCACCAACCCCACGCCGCAGCCGGTGGATGGGGGGCTGAAGCTGTACTTCAATGGCCGTCTCAACGCCCGGGCCATGTTGGAGATCCTCCGCCGCGACTATGGCCTGGATGACCGCGACCCTGCGGTGAAGGTCATCTGGACGGGGGAGTCCGCCGGGGGCCAGGGCACCCAGAACAACGCGGATCAGCTCGCGCGCGCCATGCCCACGGCCCGCGCCGGCCAGCGCCTGTGGATCATCGCCAACGCGGGCTGGATGCCCCTGAACTGGAACAATCCCAACTACACTCAAGGAGGTAAGGGGGATCCGGACCCCGTCGTCACCGAGCGGCTGCTGACGCTCTACCGGGCGGAGTTCAGCCCCGAGTGCCGCGCGCTTGCCCAGGCCGCCGGGCGCCCCGCCTCGGCCTGTTTCGCGGGTTTACCCGCCATGGCCGCCATTCACCGGCCCCTGTCCAAGGGCGGTCTGGGCCTGCGTTTGCTGGCGGCCACCAACCGCCGGGATCCCGTGTACACGAGTCACCACGGGCTCACCAACATGAGCGCGCAGACGAATGCCGCCATGCAGGAGTGGGATGACCTCATGGCGCGCGAGATGCGCGACTCCGGGGTGCGTTGGCTCTTCGCACCTTCGGATGATCCCCGCGTGGGCAGCAACAAACTGCACGGCCTCTATGACAGGTGGAAGGTGCCCTTCAAGTCCTACAACCCTGCGAATGACGTGTGCGACGACCCATACACGGCGACGGACTACCAGGACATGGTGACACGCTTCTTCGAGGACCCCGCGCCGGACACCTCGCACCTCAAGGTG
Protein-coding sequences here:
- a CDS encoding pectin acetylesterase-family hydrolase gives rise to the protein MRWYSFIVVAGGLVGCGGKDVVEEGEGHEAMTQVSLAVAATCGNGLVEEGELCDSTAAVACPSLSALYTAGQTVCASNCQGYEVARDCTRKTGLVAETVRPGLRDSQRWGGAKCNDGSPFAFKFSPSPTGSKVWIINTQGGGYCDGFTNACADRGPLLTSKGLPADRALSNGSAGSSGILSRDPLENPTFANANQASGHYCSSDLWTGTNPTPQPVDGGLKLYFNGRLNARAMLEILRRDYGLDDRDPAVKVIWTGESAGGQGTQNNADQLARAMPTARAGQRLWIIANAGWMPLNWNNPNYTQGGKGDPDPVVTERLLTLYRAEFSPECRALAQAAGRPASACFAGLPAMAAIHRPLSKGGLGLRLLAATNRRDPVYTSHHGLTNMSAQTNAAMQEWDDLMAREMRDSGVRWLFAPSDDPRVGSNKLHGLYDRWKVPFKSYNPANDVCDDPYTATDYQDMVTRFFEDPAPDTSHLKVCFSGEWLP